In one window of Primulina tabacum isolate GXHZ01 chromosome 8, ASM2559414v2, whole genome shotgun sequence DNA:
- the LOC142554821 gene encoding uncharacterized protein LOC142554821: MLSSQGLVLATAMAVSAGTIILFDFFKEKCFSNIRQNQDCPLPEKKALKSCLSSDSGSKKSDQTKKKNKKKNRVKFAEDVKDSSKKIDGESYRNEQTKFGEIRKSCGNEIQKIPANHVALYSGILKDRVHRMQYSH; this comes from the exons ATGTTGAGTTCTCAAGGTCTGGTGCTGGCCACTGCCATGGCTGTTTCCGCTGGGACCATCATTCTCTTCGATTTCTTCAAGGAAAAGTGTTTCTCCAATATTcgtcaaaatcaagattgcccTCTTCCTGAAAAGAAGGCTCTCAAATCGTGTTTATCTTCTGATTCAG GGAGCAAGAAAAGTGATCAGACGAAGAAGAAGAATAAGAAGAAGAACAGAGTGAAATTCGCGGAAGATGTGAAAGATTCAAGCAAGAAAATCGACGGTGAGTCGTACAGAAATGAACAGACAAAATTCGGAGAAATTCGAAAGAGTTGCGGTAATGAAATTCAGAAAATTCCTGCAAATCATGTAGCTTTGTACAGTGGGATTCTCAAGGATCGTGTGCACAGAATGCAGTATTCTCACTGA